The window GTCATTGACGTGCAAGTTAAAAAAACAAATGGAGtatttttataaaaggaaaatattaTTCCTATAATGCACGTCATTTATATAATCCATGGAACTAGTTTCCTTTTCCCCCAAAAAATTTACATGGCACACGTTTATAGATTGCAAATTAAGTTCCCTTTTTAAGGCCTACAGCAAGATATATTGAAAATAAAGATGCATAGCCTGGACATAGCAATAAAAACTTAACCAGTAGCACTACGAAATAACTTCTGCATTTCCGCATTACCAGCGAAGGCATGTCCAGCTCCGATCAGAAGTTTGAAAGCAAACGCAACGAGTTTTCAAAATTCAAAGAGTTTAATTCACAAGATCCTATATTACCGGGCGctctcctcgatctcctcaATCCCATCGCTCTCCTCGTTCGCTTCGGGTTCTCACTCCGACTCGATCCCTTCGCAAAAACACCTCCATGCATGTATGCACCTCCTCACCGATGCTGCCGCGAGCTGTTCCGAATTCGCCTTTCTTTCCCGGAGCTCATCGCATCTCGAGCGCGCGTTGAATTCTTGACGCGAGGATAGGAATCGATCGACCCCTGCAGCTTCCACACACGCCGTCTCTTGTCAGCCATGGCGATGTCGGCTTTCTCAACGTCCGCCCTGAGCTCTCTAGAGGCGATGCTCCAGTCGCTGATGCGAGGAtcaggaggtggcggcggcggaggcgacggcgacggcgacacgCCCGTAGACGACATcctcgcctccccgccgccgccgcctctaccCGCACGGCCAACCCCACGAGGCCGTCGTCCTTCGCGTCGCAGAGTCtggcccgccgcggcggcgcgtacATTGATGTCACCActgtcgtcgtcctcgccgcggtcgccgtcgccgtcaccgCCTAGCAAGGTTCCACTTCCACCCCCGTTAACGCCCTCAGCATTGTCCACTGATTTGTCTCAAATGACCCGTGATCGCGAGAACCAGCCGCCACGCATTTGATGGCTTGCGTTGGCTCATTATGGCAGGAGCAGGAAGATCACGCTAGGGCGGCTGATGGTGTCTCGCTGCTGCTGGTGGAGGAGCTGGAGCaaaaggcggtggcggtggaggcgcgGCTGCGGCGCAGCGAGGAGGAGAACGCCGCGCTGAAGCGCCGGATGGAGAGCTACCACATCAGGTGGCTGCAGTACGAGATCAGGATCAAGTCCCTCGAGGAAGCCTTCCACGATCAAATGGTCGCTCTGCAGGTTCGTCGATCAGAGTCCTGGATGAGCTctgcaaaaattttgtgcacattgtTCTTGTTGTTGCCATCCCAGTCTGAAACTCTGAACGATAATCcatcgtcgtcttcctcccgtATTCATGGACGCAGCTGGCTCAGGACGCGGCACGGAGGGCCGAGGAAACGGCGTCCGACCGCCGCGAACCCTCGGAACAGCACGTCGACACGTCGGAGGAGGCGCCGGTGAGGCTGTGGCCCGGCCGGGACCGCATGCTCGTGGGCGCCAAGCGGAGCGCGGTGAGCCGCCTCGGCGTGGAGTTCCGATGCCAGAGCCACACGCTGGAGCGCAGCGCGAcggcgctcgccgccgaggcgccggccgccccgagcggcggcccctcctcctccgccgccggcgacctgaaGAAGCTCAAGGCGCAGTTCCGCGCGTGGACCAAGGACTACAAGGCCCGGCTGTGCAGGACCAAGGCCGAGCTCGGCGGCAGGGACGCGCGGCGCCAGGGCAGCTGCTGGATCTGAACCTGTCGCGCAATTCGAAGTTCGTctataatggtgtcaaattttaaTTCAGGGATTCGACGAATTTCATGAAGTCAATTCAAATCTTGGAGTAGAAAACTTTTTGCTACTACGGGCCGTACAAAGAATTCAAATCATGCTCATGCCGTAACCGTTTGTTTGTTCAACCACTAGCAGCTTTGAACTGGTCTAAACTTGGCTTGACTTGACTTATTACGGTTTATTTCCTCACACACAATACTATTCAATCTACCAGATGAGCACTATTCATTTGAGCATGTGAGTAGCACATGGTGGTGAGATTAAGAAAAAAGTTTGGCTTGATTTTTTCAGGTGAGGATTTTTACCGGTCTACGATTAGCGTCACCTTGCTTGAAAGGTACCACGCGATTTGACGGCAGGGGATTTGCGGATGGGTCCTCGGTTCCTGCCCTGGTCCTTCTAGCGTGACCGCGAAACAGTGATCAGTGAAAGATGTGACCATTTTCTCTGCAGTGTCAGCGCCAGCTACTGCCTACTGGGCGTCACCTCACCAGGAAAACGTCCACGACAGCGAGAGGGGAGAGACCGGGAGGAAGGTTCTCTGTTCTCTGACTCTCGACAAGCAACGTGTTTCTAGAGAAAATTTCGGGAGTTTAGCAGGCTGCCATCCCAAAACGAGATCATAAAACTGCAACGAACGGCCATTCACTTATCAACGGAACAGAACACCGGCATGGTAATATGGTGGAAACGGTTGAACTGAAAAAATTGCCAGCATTTTTGCATGTGAATGTAGTCAGGGTGAAGTGCAGGTCGTGTGGCTTTCCCAGGGGTTTGGCAAGGGGAGAGGGAATGAGAAAGGGTCATGTGGAAGTGGGTTGGAGCACAACCGGTGGCTATATTCTTTTGCAAACCTTTATATCTTTGTCAGCAAAAGAATAACTGAATTGCAACCATTAAAATCTTGTTCGGTTAGACATGGATTCATTTCGGGCCGAAAAGTAGAAATAATAAAAGATATAACAAGGGATCGGGATTCATTCCGGATCAAAACTAATTGTAATAAAATAGACTCATAATAAGTACAACAAGAGGCCGGAATTCATTCCACACCTTTAGACTCATGGATTGATTCCATGTCTTTTAATGTTGGTATCTTAAGCCTATTTTgatgcaattagtttttgacCCGAAATGAATCTCGGTCGCTTATTATATCTCTTATTGTATCTATCGTTCCCAACTCAGAATGAATCCATGTCTAACCGAACAAGCCCTAAAGCGATCATCAAATCCGAGGGCTTTCAGTATCTCCCGACTAGCTGCAATGACCcatttctcctcctcctcctttatcCTGAAGTTGAAATTGGAGTAGGTATCACATCATTGACTACGGCACATCATCTCTTGACTTTCTATGCCGTCAGTCATCTGATCTCCTCATGCTATCTCTTCACATTACAATGTGCTCATGATTCTTCCATCTGAGATTAGTGGTTATTATTATTTGGTCGTACCCAACATTTTGTCCGGCTTGACAAGAGTGAATTCTGATGCCAATCAAATGGAAAGACATTCAATTGTCTCGCAATATAGATGGCCGACCAGTtaggagaaagaaaagagatTCCTGGTTTCAATCGGATCAGATTGTATGAAAACctattcttttcatcatttcaattttgttttgttttgcttttgGTCACTGTTTGCTGTTTCTCTTTCAAGTCGATAACGAAATGAGATTCCTGATTTCAATCGGATCAGATTGTATGAAAATACtattcttcttttcatctcaattttgttttgctttgcttttgGTCACTGTTTGCTGTTTCTCTTTTGAGTCCTGTCTAATATGGTAGGGCTCGTTCAACCCGAACTTGCATCGATTTTGGCTATTTAAGGCAGGACAATGTATTAAATACTCATGCTGTCATAAAATACTTGACGCAAAAAATCTTGCCAAACTTTTTAAAACCGTGACCATCAATAGTTGTCACAATCTCATATTTATTCGATATTGTGACTATACTTgaataagaaaataaaatacTAACCAATGTTAAGCATTAACTCAAAAAGTTATCGACATCAAGTATTAGTGACAGGTTCAACCTTTTCCGGTTATAAGCATCTTCAAGAGTTTTTTCTAAAATCTATTCTCTAACTCATCATTTAGAGTCATTTGAATAAAAATCGTTTTccatatttttgtatttttcaacaGCTTTTGTATATCTTTTGTGTAGTCTAAAGAATTATCCTTGCTCTCCATCTTTGACTAGCATGAAATCTGGAATATAGGATATCTATATTTGGATATTTAATTGAAGAGGCAGTTGGAGGGTATATTTTCACTAAAATCTCTATTCTTATAAATTAGAGAAGATATAAagagtctcttggagatgctctaaagagGCGACAATTATCATGTTCGCTAAAATGTGGGGTAATGTTTGTTTCTTGTTCTTATGTACTCTCCTAAAACAACATAATCAAACAACTGACAAAATCGTATcaacattttttttagaaatatgGCATATCAGTTTATTCTAATCCAATCGAAATTTGGACATGATCACAAGCGACCAGACATGCTACAACGAAACACGTGACGCTTGTATTCTTTCTCATTCCTCTCAATTGCCGTGGATGTCCATTATGCCTCTATCTCACCACTATTACTCACCGTGATACCCCCCGCGCTAGCATGTCCAATATGGGCTCCGTTTGTTTTAGCTTCTGGTAATTTTGAAAGCTCGATTTTACAAAATCCATAAATCAGATGATTCTTAAAATCGAAAATCGAGAGCCCAGCTAATTATGGATTCCCGATTCTGAATTCTAAGAGTCTATGAAGCTGAAACAAGTCGGGCCATGATCTATTTGCTAACTCGCCATCTATTGCCGGATCGATATAGCTTCTATGTAAGTAAGAGTGTAGCCTTAAATGTTACTGTCAAAAATATTATTGCAACAGCTTTGCACAGCTTTTCTTCTAGGTTTCTCGAGCTTTCATTATATAATAATCCAGGATTCATAGAATCCTAGTCCTAGTCTAATTGCATAATCTAAGTGACATACTCAAACTACAATATTCTAATCCTACTCTATTAAAATATCCTAGTCCTAGTCTAATTACAACTTGTACTCTAACATCTCTACAGCGTAGCAGGAGCGAAGCAGACGATTATGATTGGATTCAAAGTCTTgtgcttcttcatcttctctGATTTCCTCTCCGCTCTTTCCGGTGTTGGTCCTTGTGTCCTCCTCTATTCTCTCTTGCAATTATAGCGCGAGTGTCTCGCATGCCAATGATGATACAACTTTTTAAACTGCAGTTGTTGCCGACGAGTATAGACGTAGCCGATCATAATGATGTAGTAACCACGGCCGATGTACATGTAGCCGAAGGTTTTGCGCGATTTTGTAGAGACAGATTTGCAATCATAATAGGCTTCTTGCACTTTTCAGAGGATACCATTGTTGGCTATTTTGCATATGTCACAGAATGATTGTGTCTTGCATATGTTAGAGAATACCATGAAAGTGTGTGTTGCATATGTCAAAGGATGATATGTTGATGCAGTCTTTTCCGTCGTTTAGATGGCGCGGTCGTTGCCGTCGTCAATGAAGCTTGTTGGCGAAGACCACGTCGAAAAAGACCATCATTGAGGATATGCTGAAGATTATGGGCGGTGCGAGCTGTCCAAGAATCAAGCGACATTGGTCTATGGTTGTGATACCATGTGAAAATTATTATTGGAACTGCTTTACACGGCTTTTTCTATAGGGTTACCTGGTTTTCATTATATCCGCGGCCTTAGAGTTTTAGTCCTAGCATAATTACATATACTACTCGAAGTGATCTACTCAGGCTACAATATTCTAATCCTACTCTATTATAATATTCTAGTCCCAATCTAATTACAACTCGTGCTCTAACAATAACTTCTTTATTGAGCTCTTTAGATGATCCTCTTCGTTTTAGGCAGAAAAAAGGGAAGATCCTCCAAAACGAAGCcgtaaaataaaaaaaggaaggaaaacaaTGCCTGCTTCCACAGAATTAGCAGGCATTTTATCCTGGGCTCAAGATTAGCACAGCATTGAAAACGGCGCGGAAGGTAAGCAGAGCAAAAAGggagagaaaaggaaagaacGAAACGGAAGGGAGGCCCCCGGCTGGTGTGAAAAGGTCGCAAGCCGGCGACCCGGCGAAAAGCCCGAACGGTAAAGCAACGTTGCAGCGCGCCGCGACGCAAAGGAGGGTGAGCGAGCGGAGGAGCGTGAGCCGGGTGACCCGcgcaccccaccccacccaacAAGTAGCCAAGCCAAGCCAGCCAGAGCACAGCACCAGCCGAGgccagagagagggggaggcgaGCACAAGAGGCCACCGCAGCGGGCAGGCGGCGAGCAAGACGCCTCCACACGTCTctcccccttccccttccccttcttccttccCCGTCCCTGTAGCGGCGCCCAGACCAGCCAAACCCCGTGGAATCCTCGCCCGATGCGGCGCGGGTAGGCGCCGGGGGGCGGAGCGGAATGGCGGGGGGAGGCGAGAAGCGGCGCCGGGTGGGAGGTGGGGgccacgacgaggaggaggaggaggaggtggaccgCATCTCGGAGCTGCCGGACGCGCTGCGGCTGCAGATTCTGAGCCTGCTGCCGCTCAAATCGGCCATCCGCACCGGCGCGCTCTCCTCGCGGTGGCGGGGCCTCTGGGAGCAGCGCTGGCCGGAGCCATCCTCGCTGCGCATCCGCCTCCcgcccggcgcggcgggggcggcggcgcgggtggagcAGTTCGGGGCCATCGACCGCCGAGGGAGGCGCCGGATGGACTGCTTCTCGCTCGCCTTCCACAGCGGGCAGCTCGCGCAGCCGGACCTCAGGCGCTGCCTCGACTACGCGGCCGCGTGCGAGGTCGAGGACCTGCACCTCCGCCTCGACGGCGCCGCGGGGAGGGGGTCGCGCGGGGGCGGGGCCACCCGCGGCCGGGGCATGCTCACCGTGCACTTCCCCGTGGGGAGCCGCCTGCTCGCGCGCCTGTCCGTGCGGGGGCTCAACCTCACGGCGGCCGCCAACGCGATGGTCGCCACGCTCGAGGTGATCCACCTCCACTCCGTCTTCCTCACCGACGCCGCGCTGCGCCGGGTCGTCGCCGCGTGCCCCCGCCTCCGGGAGCTCGATCTCCGCtactgccgccgcctccgacgtGTCGACATCAGCGCCGTGGGGGTGCCCAACCTCAGGAGCTTCACCATCGTCGACTGCTCCCGCACCACCGAGCTGCGAGTCCCAGTGGCGCCACGCCTCCGGTCCTTCCGCTTCAGCGGCGCCTTCCTCTCCAGCAACGTCCTTTCCGGTGCTTCAGGGTCACTTGAGCATCTCTACCTCTGTTCCGGCGGACCAGAGACCGGCTTGCCGCCCACCAACTTGCCCACCTCAGTTTCTCGCCTATCGAACCTCAGCGTCCTCACCCTCTGCAGCATTGCGCTCCAGGTCTGCTCAGGGATCTCTGCCATTTCCTTTCAGCCCATTTCATTGCTTACACGCTTATACTTGTTCGTATTGCCTTGTAGTACATCTCTGCTTCCACAGCCAAGACCGTAGTGGAGAGCAATCTTCACAGCTTGAGAGAGCTCCATTTCCTCATGTTCGGCATGGCCAACTCCAACCTTGCGGACATCTATAGCTTCCTCAAGACTTGTTCATGTCCTCAGTTGGAGCGGCTCTTTGTGCAGGTATATGTTTGCttatttttcattcaaaaaattgCATTCGATTGCTAGTTTGTCTATGGCCATCCGATCTATTTCTCAACATGTTCCAACATGCAGCTCCCGATGAACGTTCGTGATTCATTCACAGAGAATTTcttggcggtggcggaggaagAGCCACCAAAAGGTGGACTAGAAAACCTTTGTTTAGCCAAGATGACAAATTTCAAGGGGCACCGTAATGAGATGCAACTAGTAGAATTTCTTCTTAGAAAGTCTAGTTGTCTGAAGAAACTAATTCTGACTGCTCCTATGGAGGATCACCCTCAAGGACTCCGCAAGA is drawn from Panicum virgatum strain AP13 chromosome 1N, P.virgatum_v5, whole genome shotgun sequence and contains these coding sequences:
- the LOC120654317 gene encoding putative FBD-associated F-box protein At1g50980, translating into MAGGGEKRRRVGGGGHDEEEEEEVDRISELPDALRLQILSLLPLKSAIRTGALSSRWRGLWEQRWPEPSSLRIRLPPGAAGAAARVEQFGAIDRRGRRRMDCFSLAFHSGQLAQPDLRRCLDYAA
- the LOC120654711 gene encoding uncharacterized protein LOC120654711 produces the protein MLTVHFPVGSRLLARLSVRGLNLTAAANAMVATLEVIHLHSVFLTDAALRRVVAACPRLRELDLRYCRRLRRVDISAVGVPNLRSFTIVDCSRTTELRVPVAPRLRSFRFSGAFLSSNVLSGASGSLEHLYLCSGGPETGLPPTNLPTSVSRLSNLSVLTLCSIALQYISASTAKTVVESNLHSLRELHFLMFGMANSNLADIYSFLKTCSCPQLERLFVQLPMNVRDSFTENFLAVAEEEPPKGGLENLCLAKMTNFKGHRNEMQLVEFLLRKSSCLKKLILTAPMEDHPQGLRKIQSDVLPNFLKTEILHLERASANSQIIFSEPDGPQIQPLHSEVFVRF